AGGTCACTGCACCGGAGAATGCCGCATCGTCGGATGAAACCGCTGGATCGATCGATACGGCGAAAGGCCCAGCCCCAGCCAAATCCATGCGTACGGGATTGGCCGCGGCGTTTGCCGTGATCATGGGGATCGCCGCAACGTATGTTGCGACGCACCAAGACCAAATCGCCGGTCAGTTTGATCCGGCCGTACAGTCCGCAGCCGCGTCAAATTGAGCTGAACGGCCCGTGCACCTGTCACCATTGACGCGTTGATCATTTGCCGGTTTCGAATTGCCCAACGGAGAACGCTTGTATGAACGCCTTGCAGCCCGACGGTGAAGACAATCAGCGTTTGGAATCCAACGTTCATCCACCGACTTGGACCAACCCGACCCCGACGGGGCCGTATCATCTGGTCGTGATCGGCGCAGGCACCGCGGGCTTGGTGACGGCCGCCGGTGCCGCAGGATTGGGTGCGAAAGTCGCCCTGATCGAACGCGATTTGATGGGTGGCGATTGTCTGAACGTCGGATGTGTTCCGTCCAAGGGCGTGATCAGTGCGGCACGGGTGGCTCGCGGTGTTCGACGGTCTGCCGACCATGGCGTGAAGACCACCGGCGACATCGACGTTGACTTCGCCGGCGTGATGCAACGAATGCGGCGATTGCGAGCGGAAATCAGCGAAAACGATTCGGCATCACGATTTTCAAAATTGGGCGTGGACGTTTTCTTTGGGTCCGCACGGTTCGTCGACAGCCAAACGATCGAAGTCGCCGATCAGACGCTGAAGTTCAAACGCGCCGTCATCGCCACCGGTGCCCGGGCCGCCGTTCCGTCGATCCCAGGCCTGGATGATGTCAACTATCTGACCAACGAATCGGTCTTCTCGCTTACCGAATTGCCCAAACGATTCGGGGTCATTGGTGCCGGCCCCATCGGCTGTGAATTGGCACAGGCCTTCGCCCAACTCGGTTCGGAGGTGTATCTGATCGATTCCGCCCAAGGCATCCTTTCAAAAGAGGATCCGGATGCCGCAGACATTGTCAGACAATCGCTGATTCGTGATGGCGTCCATCTGTTGTGTTGTGGCCGCGAATTGAAGGTCCGGCAGTCGCCACAGATTCACGTCAGTGTCGAAGCCAGCGGAACGTCGTACGATCATTCGGTCGATCAATTGCTGGTCGCTGTCGGACGGACTCCCAACGTCGAAGGATTGAATTTGGAATCCGTCGGCGTCGCCTACGACCAGCATGGTGTCCAGGTTGACGATCACTTGCAAACCACCAACGCCAAGATCTTCGCCGCCGGCGACGTCTGTTCCAAGTTCAAGTTCACGCATGCCGCCGACTTCGCCGCACGAATGGTGATTCAAAATGCGTTGTTCGCGGTGGGGCCGCTGGGGAAAAAGAAATTCAGCGACCTGATCATTCCCTGGTCCACCTACACAACCCCAGAGATTGCTCATGTCGGGATCAGTGAACGACAGGCCGACAAAGACGGCGTGAAGATTGATACCTACCGGCAATCGATGTCGGAAGTCGATCGAGCGATCTTGGACGGTGAGACCGATGGGTTTGTAAAAATCCACACACGCAAAGGCACCGATCGCATTTTGGGGGCCACCATCGTGGCCCGGCACGCCGGTGATTTGATTTCGCAGATTACACTGGCGATGCAGCAAAAGATCGGTTTGGGTGCCATCGCCAACGTCATTCATCCCTACCCAACCCAGGCCGAAGCGATCCGAAAGCTGGGTGACCAATACAACCGGACACGGCTGACCGCCACCAGCAAAACCGTGCTGGCCGCACT
The sequence above is a segment of the Crateriforma spongiae genome. Coding sequences within it:
- a CDS encoding mercuric reductase; translated protein: MNALQPDGEDNQRLESNVHPPTWTNPTPTGPYHLVVIGAGTAGLVTAAGAAGLGAKVALIERDLMGGDCLNVGCVPSKGVISAARVARGVRRSADHGVKTTGDIDVDFAGVMQRMRRLRAEISENDSASRFSKLGVDVFFGSARFVDSQTIEVADQTLKFKRAVIATGARAAVPSIPGLDDVNYLTNESVFSLTELPKRFGVIGAGPIGCELAQAFAQLGSEVYLIDSAQGILSKEDPDAADIVRQSLIRDGVHLLCCGRELKVRQSPQIHVSVEASGTSYDHSVDQLLVAVGRTPNVEGLNLESVGVAYDQHGVQVDDHLQTTNAKIFAAGDVCSKFKFTHAADFAARMVIQNALFAVGPLGKKKFSDLIIPWSTYTTPEIAHVGISERQADKDGVKIDTYRQSMSEVDRAILDGETDGFVKIHTRKGTDRILGATIVARHAGDLISQITLAMQQKIGLGAIANVIHPYPTQAEAIRKLGDQYNRTRLTATSKTVLAALRRFNVGS